A genomic stretch from Acinonyx jubatus isolate Ajub_Pintada_27869175 chromosome E2, VMU_Ajub_asm_v1.0, whole genome shotgun sequence includes:
- the LOC106988696 gene encoding izumo sperm-egg fusion protein 1-like isoform X1: MGPQVALLVAALAGCLLPARSCVTCDRSVVAALDSFDKEYLPTHLAPERHREMMRTIKATVGNFTKLPNLQRSFIGVIDEATMETSVLSFLRSVKYITNRGLRDDSLEKEFSEMLTREKESFQSYVVRFQREDFCPNKCGTMLQLLLWCHICRKHLYLCRKSTDCGVRQINVHEKEDLVLDCELNWHKLSEGLTNYSFYRVWGSNSETLVYKGKRPTLTKPLVGPEDAGTYRCELGTERHGPSTIIHFEVTGLLFPFLPSVLPQRIIVETTSKSSTFVTQTSMFVTRSSTSGTLAEIWHDLSLTVGRAEYLKLENRLRGRLIGLLIWGFVVLIIGILTVVLCFRPGKVIDSMNTWFSADRAGLP, encoded by the exons ATGGGTCCCCAAGTTGCCCTCCTGGTGGCGGCGCTAGCCGGCTGCCTGCTTCCTGCCCGGAGCTGTGTCACGTGTGATCGAAGTGTCGTGGCTGCGCTGGACTCCTTCGATAAGGAATACCTGCCTACCCACCTGGCGCCCGAGCGTCACAGAGAAATGATGAGAACGATAAAAGCAACCGTGGGGAATTTCACCAAACTGCCAAATTTACAGCGTTCCTTTATCGGGGTTATCG ATGAAGCCACAATGGAAACGTCAGTCTTGAGTTTTCTGAGGAGCGTGAAATATATCACAAACCGTGGTTTAAGAG ATGACTCTTTAGAGAAGGAGTTCTCTGAGATGTTGACTCGGGAAAAAGAAAGCTTTCAGAGCTACGTCGTTCGGTTCCAAAGAGAGG ATTTCTGTCCCAACAAATGTG GTACGATGTTGCAGCTTCTGCTCTGGTGTCACATATGCAGAAAGCACCTTTACCTTTGTCGAAAGTCCACAGATTGCGGAG TGCGCCAAATCAACGTCCACGAAAAGGAAGACTTGGTCCTGGACTGTGAGCTCAACTGGCATAAATTATCTGAAGGCCTGACCAACTACAGCTTTTACAGG GTTTGGGGGAGCAATTCTGAGACCTTGGTGTACAAGGGGAAACGACCCACCCTGACCAAGCCCCTCGTGGGGCCAGAGGATGCAGGTACCTACCGGTGCGAGTTGGGCACTGAGCGACATGGCCCATCCACGATCATCCATTTTGAAGTCACAG GtctgctctttccctttcttccgtCAGTGTTGCCTCAAAGAATCATTGTGGAGACAACGTCCAAGTCTTCAACCTTTGTAACCCAGACTTCAATGTTTGTAACCCGGTCATCAACCAGTGGAACCCTGGCTGAGATCTGGCATGACCTGTCCCTAACTGTCGGGAGGGCAGAGTACCTGAAGTTGGAGAATAGGCTGAGAGGCCGTTTGATAGGGCTGCTGATCTGGGGCTTTGTGGTGCTGATCATCGGCATTCTCACCGT cgtCCTTTGCTTTCGGCCTGGGAAGGTGATCGATTCCATGAATACCTGGTTCTCCGCTGACAGGGCGGGTCTTCCATAG
- the LOC106988696 gene encoding izumo sperm-egg fusion protein 1-like isoform X3, giving the protein MGPQVALLVAALAGCLLPARSCVTCDRSVVAALDSFDKEYLPTHLAPERHREMMRTIKATVGNFTKLPNLQRSFIGVIDEATMETSVLSFLRSVKYITNRGLRDDSLEKEFSEMLTREKESFQSYVVRFQREDFCPNKCGTMLQLLLWCHICRKHLYLCRKSTDCGVRQINVHEKEDLVLDCELNWHKLSEGLTNYSFYRVWGSNSETLVYKGKRPTLTKPLVGPEDAGTYRCELGTERHGPSTIIHFEVTVLPQRIIVETTSKSSTFVTQTSMFVTRSSTSGTLAEIWHDLSLTVGRAEYLKLENRLRGRLIGLLIWGFVVLIIGILTVVLCFRPGKVIDSMNTWFSADRAGLP; this is encoded by the exons ATGGGTCCCCAAGTTGCCCTCCTGGTGGCGGCGCTAGCCGGCTGCCTGCTTCCTGCCCGGAGCTGTGTCACGTGTGATCGAAGTGTCGTGGCTGCGCTGGACTCCTTCGATAAGGAATACCTGCCTACCCACCTGGCGCCCGAGCGTCACAGAGAAATGATGAGAACGATAAAAGCAACCGTGGGGAATTTCACCAAACTGCCAAATTTACAGCGTTCCTTTATCGGGGTTATCG ATGAAGCCACAATGGAAACGTCAGTCTTGAGTTTTCTGAGGAGCGTGAAATATATCACAAACCGTGGTTTAAGAG ATGACTCTTTAGAGAAGGAGTTCTCTGAGATGTTGACTCGGGAAAAAGAAAGCTTTCAGAGCTACGTCGTTCGGTTCCAAAGAGAGG ATTTCTGTCCCAACAAATGTG GTACGATGTTGCAGCTTCTGCTCTGGTGTCACATATGCAGAAAGCACCTTTACCTTTGTCGAAAGTCCACAGATTGCGGAG TGCGCCAAATCAACGTCCACGAAAAGGAAGACTTGGTCCTGGACTGTGAGCTCAACTGGCATAAATTATCTGAAGGCCTGACCAACTACAGCTTTTACAGG GTTTGGGGGAGCAATTCTGAGACCTTGGTGTACAAGGGGAAACGACCCACCCTGACCAAGCCCCTCGTGGGGCCAGAGGATGCAGGTACCTACCGGTGCGAGTTGGGCACTGAGCGACATGGCCCATCCACGATCATCCATTTTGAAGTCACAG TGTTGCCTCAAAGAATCATTGTGGAGACAACGTCCAAGTCTTCAACCTTTGTAACCCAGACTTCAATGTTTGTAACCCGGTCATCAACCAGTGGAACCCTGGCTGAGATCTGGCATGACCTGTCCCTAACTGTCGGGAGGGCAGAGTACCTGAAGTTGGAGAATAGGCTGAGAGGCCGTTTGATAGGGCTGCTGATCTGGGGCTTTGTGGTGCTGATCATCGGCATTCTCACCGT cgtCCTTTGCTTTCGGCCTGGGAAGGTGATCGATTCCATGAATACCTGGTTCTCCGCTGACAGGGCGGGTCTTCCATAG
- the LOC106988696 gene encoding izumo sperm-egg fusion protein 1-like isoform X2 encodes MGPQVALLVAALAGCLLPARSCVTCDRSVVAALDSFDKEYLPTHLAPERHREMMRTIKATVGNFTKLPNLQRSFIGVIDEATMETSVLSFLRSVKYITNRGLRDDSLEKEFSEMLTREKESFQSYVVRFQREGTMLQLLLWCHICRKHLYLCRKSTDCGVRQINVHEKEDLVLDCELNWHKLSEGLTNYSFYRVWGSNSETLVYKGKRPTLTKPLVGPEDAGTYRCELGTERHGPSTIIHFEVTGLLFPFLPSVLPQRIIVETTSKSSTFVTQTSMFVTRSSTSGTLAEIWHDLSLTVGRAEYLKLENRLRGRLIGLLIWGFVVLIIGILTVVLCFRPGKVIDSMNTWFSADRAGLP; translated from the exons ATGGGTCCCCAAGTTGCCCTCCTGGTGGCGGCGCTAGCCGGCTGCCTGCTTCCTGCCCGGAGCTGTGTCACGTGTGATCGAAGTGTCGTGGCTGCGCTGGACTCCTTCGATAAGGAATACCTGCCTACCCACCTGGCGCCCGAGCGTCACAGAGAAATGATGAGAACGATAAAAGCAACCGTGGGGAATTTCACCAAACTGCCAAATTTACAGCGTTCCTTTATCGGGGTTATCG ATGAAGCCACAATGGAAACGTCAGTCTTGAGTTTTCTGAGGAGCGTGAAATATATCACAAACCGTGGTTTAAGAG ATGACTCTTTAGAGAAGGAGTTCTCTGAGATGTTGACTCGGGAAAAAGAAAGCTTTCAGAGCTACGTCGTTCGGTTCCAAAGAGAGG GTACGATGTTGCAGCTTCTGCTCTGGTGTCACATATGCAGAAAGCACCTTTACCTTTGTCGAAAGTCCACAGATTGCGGAG TGCGCCAAATCAACGTCCACGAAAAGGAAGACTTGGTCCTGGACTGTGAGCTCAACTGGCATAAATTATCTGAAGGCCTGACCAACTACAGCTTTTACAGG GTTTGGGGGAGCAATTCTGAGACCTTGGTGTACAAGGGGAAACGACCCACCCTGACCAAGCCCCTCGTGGGGCCAGAGGATGCAGGTACCTACCGGTGCGAGTTGGGCACTGAGCGACATGGCCCATCCACGATCATCCATTTTGAAGTCACAG GtctgctctttccctttcttccgtCAGTGTTGCCTCAAAGAATCATTGTGGAGACAACGTCCAAGTCTTCAACCTTTGTAACCCAGACTTCAATGTTTGTAACCCGGTCATCAACCAGTGGAACCCTGGCTGAGATCTGGCATGACCTGTCCCTAACTGTCGGGAGGGCAGAGTACCTGAAGTTGGAGAATAGGCTGAGAGGCCGTTTGATAGGGCTGCTGATCTGGGGCTTTGTGGTGCTGATCATCGGCATTCTCACCGT cgtCCTTTGCTTTCGGCCTGGGAAGGTGATCGATTCCATGAATACCTGGTTCTCCGCTGACAGGGCGGGTCTTCCATAG
- the LOC106988697 gene encoding izumo sperm-egg fusion protein 1-like produces the protein MGPQVALLVAALAGCLLPARSCVTCDPRVVAALDALEKEYLPTHLAPGRHREVMEKIRQTVRNFRDLPDLEDTFLGVIDEATMETSVLSFLRSVRLIRNSGVADDTFVKEFSWMLTLEKAAFRGYVTRFQREDFCPNKCGTMLQLLIWCSNCKKQLHVCRKSRDCGVRQINVHETEDLILDCELDWHKLSQGLTYYSFYRVWGSNSETLVSEGKRPTLIKRLVRPEDAGNYRCELGTERSGPATVIHFEVTVLPKRVIEEIPKSKPGTQYQWFRSLKPSECLNPKDVLRGFLFEMLIWGFVFLILGFATSVLCFRSGTLIHSVMSWVRTDKAAAPEDQGPQSGLSQTQLSQSQVSQTQLPKVPNEEKATAPRLK, from the exons ATGGGTCCCCAAGTAGCCCTCCTGGTGGCGGCGCTGGCCGGCTGCCTGCTTCCTGCCCGGAGCTGTGTCACTTGTGATCCAAGGGTCGTGGCCGCGCTGGACGCCTTGGAAAAGGAATACCTGCCTACCCACCTCGCCCCCGGGCGTCACAGAGAAGTGATGGAAAAGATAAGACAAACCGTGAGGAATTTCCGGGACCTGCCAGATTTAGAGGATACCTTTCTGGGGGTTATCG ATGAGGCCACAATGGAAACGTCAGTCTTGAGTTTTCTGAGGAGTGTGAGACTTATCAGAAACAGTGGTGTAGCAG ATGACACTTTCGTGAAGGAGTTCTCCTGGATGTTGACTCTGGAAAAGGCAGCCTTTCGTGGCTACGTCACTCGATTCCAAAGAGAGG ATTTCTGTCCCAACAAATGTG GTACAATGTTGCAGCTTCTGATCTGGTGCAGTAACTGTAAAAAGCAGCTTCACGTTTGTCGAAAATCCAGAGATTGTGGGG TGCGCCAAATCAACGTCCATGAAACGGAAGACCTGATCCTGGACTGTGAGCTCGACTGGCATAAATTATCTCAAGGCCTGACCTATTACAGCTTTTACAGG GTTTGGGGGAGCAATTCTGAGACCTTGGTGTCCGAGGGGAAACGGCCCACCCTGATCAAGCGACTGGTGAGGCCAGAGGATGCGGGTAACTACCGCTGCGAGTTGGGCACTGAGCGATCCGGCCCAGCCACGGTCATCCATTTTGAAGTCACAG tGTTGCCCAAAAGAGTCATTGAGGAGATCCCGAAATCAAAGCCCGGGACCCAGTATCAGTGGTTCCGATCCCTCAAGCCGTCAGAGTGTCTGAATCCCAAGGACGTGCTGAGAGGCTTTCTGTTCGAGATGCTGATCTGGGGCTTTGTGTTTCTGATCCTCGGCTTTGCCACCTC cGTACTTTGCTTTAGGTCTGGGACCCTGATCCATTCGGTCATGTCCTGGGTCCGTACCGACAAGGCAGCAGCCCCAGAGGACCAGGGTCCACAAAGTGGGCTGTCACAGACCCAGCTATCACAGAGCCAGGTGTCACAGACCCAGCTTCCCAAGGTACCGAACGAAGAAAAGGCCACAGCACCAAGGCTTAAATAA
- the LOC106988694 gene encoding izumo sperm-egg fusion protein 1 isoform X1: protein MGPQVALLVAALAGCLLPAGGCVICDQRVVAALDALEKEYLPTHMARERQRQVMETIRQTVRNFWDLPYLEDAFMGVIDEATMETSVLGFLRSMTLITNSDIADDTFVKEFSWMLTLEKAAFQRNVARFQREDFCPNKCGMMLQPLIWCSNCKKQLHVCRKSTDCGVRQINVHEKEDLVLDCELNWHKLSQGLTYYSFYRVWGSNSETLVYKGKQPTLTKPLVGPEDAGDYRCELGTVRSLPATVIHFKVTVLPQRIIEETPTSNFETEEQLSPTLQPSEYPKPEKVLRSVLVGLLIWGFVVLIISFVTAVLCFLPGNVMDSIKSWFLTNKVAALQSQVPKAPKENDTAPSHK, encoded by the exons ATGGGTCCCCAAGTAGCCCTCCTGGTGGCGGCGCTAGCCGGCTGCCTGCTTCCTGCCGGGGGCTGTGTCATATGTGATCAGAGGGTCGTGGCCGCGCTGGACGCCTTGGAAAAGGAATACCTGCCTACCCACATGGCGCGCGAGCGTCAGAGACAAGTGATGGAAACGATAAGACAAACCGTGAGAAATTTCTGGGACCTGCCATATTTAGAGGATGCCTTTATGGGGGTTATAG ATGAGGCCACAATGGAAACGTCAGTGTTGGGTTTTCTGAGGAGTATGACACTTATCACAAACAGTGACATAGCAG ATGACACTTTCGTGAAGGAGTTCTCCTGGATGTTGACTCTGGAAAAGGCAGCCTTTCAGCGCAATGTTGCTCGGTTCCAAAGAGAGG ATTTCTGTCCCAACAAATGTG GTATGATGTTGCAGCCTCTGATCTGGTGCAGTAATTGTAAAAAGCAGCTTCACGTTTGTCGAAAGTCCACAGATTGCGGTG TGCGCCAAATCAACGTCCACGAAAAGGAAGACTTGGTCCTGGACTGTGAGCTCAACTGGCATAAATTATCTCAAGGCCTGACCTATTACAGCTTTTACAGG GTTTGGGGGAGCAATTCTGAGACCTTGGTGTACAAGGGGAAACAGCCCACCCTGACCAAGCCCCTGGTGGGGCCAGAGGATGCAGGTGACTACCGCTGTGAGTTGGGCACTGTGAGATCCCTCCCAGCCACGGTCATCCATTTTAAAGTCACAG TGTTGCCTCAAAGAATCATTGAGGAGACACCGACATCAAACTTTGAAACCGAGGAGCAGCTGTCCCCAACCCTCCAGCCTTCAGAGTACCCTAAGCCCGAGAAGGTGCTGAGAAGCGTTCTGGTAGGGCTGCTGATCTGGGGCTTTGTGGTGCTGATCATCAGCTTTGTCACCGC cgTACTTTGCTTTCTGCCTGGGAACGTGATGGATTCCATAAAGTCCTGGTTCCTCACTAACAAAGTAGCCGCCCTGCAGAGCCAGGTTCCGAAGGCACCGAAAGAAAACGACACAGCACCAAGTCACAAATAA
- the LOC106988694 gene encoding izumo sperm-egg fusion protein 1 isoform X2: MGPQVALLVAALAGCLLPAGGCVICDQRVVAALDALEKEYLPTHMARERQRQVMETIRQTVRNFWDLPYLEDAFMGVIDEATMETSVLGFLRSMTLITNSDIADDTFVKEFSWMLTLEKAAFQRNVARFQREGMMLQPLIWCSNCKKQLHVCRKSTDCGVRQINVHEKEDLVLDCELNWHKLSQGLTYYSFYRVWGSNSETLVYKGKQPTLTKPLVGPEDAGDYRCELGTVRSLPATVIHFKVTVLPQRIIEETPTSNFETEEQLSPTLQPSEYPKPEKVLRSVLVGLLIWGFVVLIISFVTAVLCFLPGNVMDSIKSWFLTNKVAALQSQVPKAPKENDTAPSHK; encoded by the exons ATGGGTCCCCAAGTAGCCCTCCTGGTGGCGGCGCTAGCCGGCTGCCTGCTTCCTGCCGGGGGCTGTGTCATATGTGATCAGAGGGTCGTGGCCGCGCTGGACGCCTTGGAAAAGGAATACCTGCCTACCCACATGGCGCGCGAGCGTCAGAGACAAGTGATGGAAACGATAAGACAAACCGTGAGAAATTTCTGGGACCTGCCATATTTAGAGGATGCCTTTATGGGGGTTATAG ATGAGGCCACAATGGAAACGTCAGTGTTGGGTTTTCTGAGGAGTATGACACTTATCACAAACAGTGACATAGCAG ATGACACTTTCGTGAAGGAGTTCTCCTGGATGTTGACTCTGGAAAAGGCAGCCTTTCAGCGCAATGTTGCTCGGTTCCAAAGAGAGG GTATGATGTTGCAGCCTCTGATCTGGTGCAGTAATTGTAAAAAGCAGCTTCACGTTTGTCGAAAGTCCACAGATTGCGGTG TGCGCCAAATCAACGTCCACGAAAAGGAAGACTTGGTCCTGGACTGTGAGCTCAACTGGCATAAATTATCTCAAGGCCTGACCTATTACAGCTTTTACAGG GTTTGGGGGAGCAATTCTGAGACCTTGGTGTACAAGGGGAAACAGCCCACCCTGACCAAGCCCCTGGTGGGGCCAGAGGATGCAGGTGACTACCGCTGTGAGTTGGGCACTGTGAGATCCCTCCCAGCCACGGTCATCCATTTTAAAGTCACAG TGTTGCCTCAAAGAATCATTGAGGAGACACCGACATCAAACTTTGAAACCGAGGAGCAGCTGTCCCCAACCCTCCAGCCTTCAGAGTACCCTAAGCCCGAGAAGGTGCTGAGAAGCGTTCTGGTAGGGCTGCTGATCTGGGGCTTTGTGGTGCTGATCATCAGCTTTGTCACCGC cgTACTTTGCTTTCTGCCTGGGAACGTGATGGATTCCATAAAGTCCTGGTTCCTCACTAACAAAGTAGCCGCCCTGCAGAGCCAGGTTCCGAAGGCACCGAAAGAAAACGACACAGCACCAAGTCACAAATAA
- the LOC106988694 gene encoding izumo sperm-egg fusion protein 1 isoform X3 codes for MGPQVALLVAALAGCLLPAGGCVICDQRVVAALDALEKEYLPTHMARERQRQVMETIRQTVRNFWDLPYLEDAFMGVIDEATMETSVLGFLRSMTLITNSDIADDTFVKEFSWMLTLEKAAFQRNVARFQREDFCPNKCGMMLQPLIWCSNCKKQLHVCRKSTDCGVRQINVHEKEDLVLDCELNWHKLSQGLTYYSFYRVWGSNSETLVYKGKQPTLTKPLVGPEDAGDYRCELGTVRSLPATVIHFKVTVLPQRIIEETPTSNFETEEQLSPTLQPSEYPKPEKVLRSVLRTLLSAWERDGFHKVLVPH; via the exons ATGGGTCCCCAAGTAGCCCTCCTGGTGGCGGCGCTAGCCGGCTGCCTGCTTCCTGCCGGGGGCTGTGTCATATGTGATCAGAGGGTCGTGGCCGCGCTGGACGCCTTGGAAAAGGAATACCTGCCTACCCACATGGCGCGCGAGCGTCAGAGACAAGTGATGGAAACGATAAGACAAACCGTGAGAAATTTCTGGGACCTGCCATATTTAGAGGATGCCTTTATGGGGGTTATAG ATGAGGCCACAATGGAAACGTCAGTGTTGGGTTTTCTGAGGAGTATGACACTTATCACAAACAGTGACATAGCAG ATGACACTTTCGTGAAGGAGTTCTCCTGGATGTTGACTCTGGAAAAGGCAGCCTTTCAGCGCAATGTTGCTCGGTTCCAAAGAGAGG ATTTCTGTCCCAACAAATGTG GTATGATGTTGCAGCCTCTGATCTGGTGCAGTAATTGTAAAAAGCAGCTTCACGTTTGTCGAAAGTCCACAGATTGCGGTG TGCGCCAAATCAACGTCCACGAAAAGGAAGACTTGGTCCTGGACTGTGAGCTCAACTGGCATAAATTATCTCAAGGCCTGACCTATTACAGCTTTTACAGG GTTTGGGGGAGCAATTCTGAGACCTTGGTGTACAAGGGGAAACAGCCCACCCTGACCAAGCCCCTGGTGGGGCCAGAGGATGCAGGTGACTACCGCTGTGAGTTGGGCACTGTGAGATCCCTCCCAGCCACGGTCATCCATTTTAAAGTCACAG TGTTGCCTCAAAGAATCATTGAGGAGACACCGACATCAAACTTTGAAACCGAGGAGCAGCTGTCCCCAACCCTCCAGCCTTCAGAGTACCCTAAGCCCGAGAAGGTGCTGAGAAGCGTTCTG cgTACTTTGCTTTCTGCCTGGGAACGTGATGGATTCCATAAAGTCCTGGTTCCTCACTAA
- the FUT1 gene encoding galactoside alpha-(1,2)-fucosyltransferase 1 produces the protein MEGRAAEPRIPESRVPGAAGCGLHLRSARSSLSKPAVALSPARSSAMWAPSQRQLCVAFLLVCVLSATLFLYVHQDLFPNGLALTALCPGRRPVPSPVAILCLSPNTSACLKPPASLSGTWTIHPDGRFGNQMGQYATLLALAQLNSRRAFILPAMHAALAPVFRITLPVLAPEVDSRTPWRELELHDWMSREYARLRDPLLKLTGFPCSWTFFHHLREQIRREFTLHDHLRREAQGLLSRLRLGPTGDRPRTFVGVHVRRGDYLRVMPHRWKGVVGDRAYLRQAMDWFRARHEDPVFVVTSNGMAWCRENMDTSRGDVIFAGDGQEGSPGRDFALLTQCNHTIMTIGTFGFWAAYLTGGDTVYLANFTLPDSNFLKIFKPEAAFLPEWVGINADLSPLRSLAGP, from the exons ATGGAGGGGAGGGCTGCCGAGCCTAGGATCCCGGAGTCCCGGGTTCCGGGGGCGGCCGGATGTGGGCTGCACCTGCGGTCGGCGCGCTCCAGCCTCTCTAAGCCCGCCGTGGCTCTGTCACCCGCCAGGAGCTCAG CCATGTGGGCCCCCAGCCAACGGCAGCTCTGTGTGGCTTTCCTGCTAGTGTGTGTCCTTTCAGCCACCTTGTTCCTCTACGTCCACCAAGACCTCTTTCCCAACGGCCTGGCCCTGACGGCCCTGTGTCCAGGCCGCCGCCCGGTGCCATCCCCTGTGGCCatcctctgcctgtcccccaacACCTCCGCCTGCCTCAAGCCCCCCGCCTCCCTCTCGGGAACCTGGACCATCCACCCAGACGGCCGGTTCGGTAACCAGATGGGGCAGTATGCCACGctcctggccctggcccagctCAACAGTCGCCGGGCCTTCATCCTGCCCGCCATGCACGCCGCCCTGGCCCCCGTGTTCCGCATCACCCTGCCGGTGCTGGCGCCCGAGGTGGACAGCCGCACGCCCTGGCGGGAGCTGGAGCTCCACGACTGGATGTCCCGGGAGTACGCCCGCCTGAGGGACCCCTTGCTGAAGCTCACCGGCTTTCCCTGCTCCTGGACCTTCTTCCACCACCTCCGGGAGCAGATCCGCAGGGAATTCACGCTGCACGACCACCTTCGGCGAGAGGCCCAGGGTCTGCTGAGCCGGCTCCGCCTGGGCCCCACCGGGGACCGCCCTCGCACCTTCGTGGGCGTCCACGTGCGCCGCGGGGACTACCTGCGGGTCATGCCCCACCGCTGGAAGGGGGTGGTAGGCGACCGCGCTTACCTCCGGCAGGCTATGGACTGGTTCCGGGCACGGCACGAAGACCCCGTCTTTGTGGTCACCAGCAACGGCATGGCCTGGTGCCGCGAGAACATGGACACGTCCCGTGGGGATGTGATCTTTGCCGGCGACGGGCAGGAGGGCTCGCCGGGGAGGGACTTCGCGCTGCTCACACAGTGCAACCACACCATCATGACCATTGGCACTTTTGGCTTCTGGGCCGCCTACCTGACCGGTGGGGACACCGTCTACCTGGCCAACTTCACCCTGCCCGACTCCAACTTCCTGAAGATCTTTAAGCCCGAGGCTGCCTTCTTGCCCGAGTGGGTGGGCATTAATGCAGACTTGTCTCCCCTCCGCTCGTTGGCTGGGCCTTGA